The Episyrphus balteatus chromosome 3, idEpiBalt1.1, whole genome shotgun sequence genome segment gttagcggacgaaagtaagaaaattaatatttttttgatgcccaaaattgtagctaattaaatgctaatttgttgctcaaaaattaattttgtagcttcacccagtcattttttattgcaacttaaagtttcagaagtgcacttccggtttgacgagtcagtggagacttttttaaacaatcacttttttaagttttttcttttttcattaattgtagcttttgaatacattatttttgatacaaaccccaattttgtagctcaaaccgtttttgaaatattcaagattttgttttaaaaacatagcTTAAAAGTaacctttcaaaatccaaaaaaatgcgaaattcaaaaatttttttttgcacaaatttgaagtaacctagactaagacgaaatccaaaaacctcgattttgtagctcctttagtttttttgttattcaatattccgttaaaataagactcaatttcatatgtaacggtcaaaattttcaaaaaagttgaatttttttaatttttttcttttctagaaattgtttttaaaacaaaatcttgaatatttcaaaaacggtttgagctacaaaattggggtttgtatcaaaaataatgtattcaaaagctacaattaatggaaaaataaaaaacttaaaaaagtgattttttaaaaaagtctccactgactcgtcaaaccggaagtgcacttctgaaactttaagttgcaataaaaaatgactgggtgaagctacaaaatttatttttgagcaacaaattagcatttaattagctacaattttgggcatcaaaaaaatattaattttcctactttcgtccgctaacttcagtcttattttagcggaattttgaataacaaaaaaactgttcaagctacaaaaaccaagttaatgtaattgaaaagcatttaaaaagctacaaatttggaggtcaactaaactcattaatttcgatcatttcagattttgtccgctaacttcagacttattctagcggaaaattcaataattcaaaaactatgcgagctacaaatttttggtttgcgcaacaaattagcatttaattagctacaattaatgagataaatttttttttgattccgccacaaagtgtccgccaaagtaagggacaTGATGAAGTGTCTGTTATTGATTTCAAATAAAGAGTCTGAATTATTtacttgaaatgaaaaaaaaaataaattaaatgcacgactaggccgcacgtacttgctcttgcagcatTTGAAAGTCCTTTTATGTAAATTATAAGACCTGCCTGTATATAAATCTTAAAGAAATTCTTGATGTTGAGAAAGAGCTGACAGGAAAGTGTAtacaaagtaggtatattatttatctcaaatttgattttttgagcATAAGCACTTTAAACTAGTCGCATCCTGGTGCATTTTCCCaatgattacaaaaataccTAAGACAGATGTTTTTACCTGCCTTAAAACACTTCAGGCTATATTCTCATTACTTTtgtattgttttcattttttcaaatttttacagTACAACAAGCTAAAGCTACATTTGCCCTATTCTATTTAGCCACTTAACACTTAAGGATATACATTTGACTTGACAGGTTTGAGGAACTAAGCAAGTATGAAAGTGTAAAGGCGGTATTAGGTATAATATATTGTCATAAGGAAAAAATgcgtttcaaaaatttcatcagAGTTATCGTGAAAGTTTCTTGGTTTGATGATTTTGAACTATGAAAATAATATAGTGACCAAAAGATTTCTTTGTCACTTTCAAGAAATCAGTTTTTACCATGTAAattattttagtaaaattaccTTTGTATGACAACAATCCGGTGCATAAACACAATCAATAAGTCCTGGATCTTTTACAACCTTACCATGAAAACTCTTAAATCTCGAAAGATCCAGAGCAGTTGGGCGagattgatttgttttattgcCTTCATTCAATGTATGACACATATCTGAATCACTTTGTATTAAAAAGAACAACTCATTTGGATCGACTATTCTTTTGAGTTCATTTTGTATATCACAATGTTTTTCAACATTATCTTCACCATCATTGTCATCAGACTCCGAAAATTCACATTTGACTCTCATTCGATATTGAATCGAAACTTTTCCGTTAGAAATACGATCGAATGTAAGATCACATTCATCAAAATGActgtattgaataaaatttggtCTTTCAAGTTTTTCCAACATTTCTTTGGGCCAAATGAATTCAGATTCACCTGGTATAAAAAAAGgatcttatttttttaacatttgtaaTATCTTAAAAGATAACCTTGAATTTCTTCTCCATTAgctaaaattttaagttttaatggaTGATCCATCAAATCAAGTACCAAATCTTCAGGATCAGCCTTAAATTCACAAGTTCGTCCCTGTTTGAATTCGCCTGGTTTTTCTGGATTAGATTCAATAGTAAATTCAGTATTATTGAATTTAACTTCAATGGTAAGTGTATTATTTTCATAATCGAAATCATTTATCCAAACATTCAAAATGACCAAATCGAACATAAAACTTTTACAGtccattttgaatttattattgaggaaaaaaatatcttaaatgatttaaaatgttgATTGATTTACTTATCGAACGTTAAAATTGATAAGAAAAACTTAGCTTATTTTTAGCAAATAAATATTTGAGATGATCAAAgttactgaaaattaaataatttctctATCCATGCATCAATTTACTTGGGgtgttattattgcaaaaaatagACTTTCTACAAATACCAATATGCTAATGCTAAACTTATCATACAAAAAGGCTATAAAACACCTACACTAAGTTAAGTTAACAGCCACAAAAACTCCTTGGATACCTTTGTTATTATCGATTCTTACTTCAATTATTAAAAGGTATAATAAAGGTATAATTTATCTTCAAAAACGAAGAATATTgctcagtgaaaaaaaaatctagaaaatgAGTAAAATTAATTCACCAAGTTCCAATAATAGCGCAACATCATCTGAAACAAGTGAAACACAAAGTATTGATGATAATTCTCCAGGAAACAATAACAGGTAGGCTATACATAAGTTCGCTATATAAACATATCGTTTCGTGTTGAAAGACAATCAAAAATGGGAATGCTAATAAAGCTTTATTATGTGAATATATTAATTCAATCATTCACACGCTAAAGTATAAAGTTAATCAAAGAGTGTTACCAAAAGAATAGCACGAAATTTGACTTTCATTACAACAATCAGTTTGAAAAACTTGTCGGCTGAATAATAACGTTCTTCAAAACAAATATCATTTATGGAAATTGAAACACCTGCTGAGGATTTAAGTAAAGAAGATGAAAATGCACTTTATAAACTTAAATGGAAGaagtaacaaaaatatattaatatttcatgttcactcgggcgtatgagtatttttttttaaattataattcttcctattttgttttatttatttatcaatagGGCTGTAAAAAGCTGGAAGCGCATGAAAGATGAAGGCGATAAGAAAAGACCACCATGGAAATCTGTGAGTGTTTCTACACTTCCAAAGGCTGATAAAAATGCATTACTTCGAGCGAAATTACTGGATGCATCAAGGTGTGTAAGAGTTATTTGAATTGTAATTTAGCTTGCATGGAAGTTAGCGGAAAAATGATTAAATATTCTGATAACATATGACTGAAGTTAGCgcacgaaaataagaaaattattgtccaaaattttaactaattaacTGCTAATTTGTTCCGCAAAAATAAGCTTTGTTTGGTCCTAtgggttattttttatttcaattttatgttGAAAAGGCTCACTTTGGTTGGCTTGGTCAGtggagaaattttaaaaaattaccttttttttaattttttctgtcaataatttaaatctttttcttaccattttttttttttaactatgccAGGCGTCTTCGATTATCCAAGTTATCCATTGCTATTCAAGTTGATTTACCGATATACAAACCAAGTAATACGATTGGAATTCCTATTCAAAATGATCTTATACTTAAGCATGACGTAAGCATCCTTACCGATGGAtcaattacattaaaaaaagaagGACCTGGAGAATGTAAGTGAATTCCTTTCAAATAATtggtatttaaatttaatttttcttaattttcaagTCATTCTTACCCATTCGGCATCTCAAATGACAGAGGCTATTGTGGGAATCGACTCTTCAACACAAACTCTCTTACCACGCTCAACAACTCGCTTTTGGGAAGCTTATTTATCTAATGACCCACAATGTAAAGATTCTTCATTTACACCAATCGAACAAAATCTTCAAACTCAAATACgtgaaattcgaaaaattaacaaacaaatttctCAAAGATCAAAGAGTTACGAAGAAATGTCTGATGATTCGATAACCGGCAATGGCgataaaacatctttaattaaacattttaagaaaatttcaaaatccactGGCTCTTTACTAAAGCCAACATTGTCGAGTTGGCATTTTGAATATCCTGTCGAGGAGGAGACTCATTGGAAACCTTATACAACCAAAGCAATACCATGGAGTAGCTTTTCTAACACTGAAATAGAAGATAGACTCTCAAATATG includes the following:
- the LOC129913822 gene encoding uncharacterized protein LOC129913822 isoform X1, coding for MSKINSPSSNNSATSSETSETQSIDDNSPGNNNRAVKSWKRMKDEGDKKRPPWKSVSVSTLPKADKNALLRAKLLDASRRLRLSKLSIAIQVDLPIYKPSNTIGIPIQNDLILKHDVSILTDGSITLKKEGPGEFILTHSASQMTEAIVGIDSSTQTLLPRSTTRFWEAYLSNDPQCKDSSFTPIEQNLQTQIREIRKINKQISQRSKSYEEMSDDSITGNGDKTSLIKHFKKISKSTGSLLKPTLSSWHFEYPVEEETHWKPYTTKAIPWSSFSNTEIEDRLSNMKLQPILADKQKAPNTDIQECALNADLYDAVQELVVESNSLVETFSRLSSVLIKEDLKVKPPIESFKINSLSDYWVPIVEKHEANVKKLTSELKHPKIRKAKPIVMADLDRILHPKTAV
- the LOC129913822 gene encoding uncharacterized protein LOC129913822 isoform X2, with protein sequence MEIETPAEDLSKEDENALYKLKWKKAVKSWKRMKDEGDKKRPPWKSVSVSTLPKADKNALLRAKLLDASRRLRLSKLSIAIQVDLPIYKPSNTIGIPIQNDLILKHDVSILTDGSITLKKEGPGEFILTHSASQMTEAIVGIDSSTQTLLPRSTTRFWEAYLSNDPQCKDSSFTPIEQNLQTQIREIRKINKQISQRSKSYEEMSDDSITGNGDKTSLIKHFKKISKSTGSLLKPTLSSWHFEYPVEEETHWKPYTTKAIPWSSFSNTEIEDRLSNMKLQPILADKQKAPNTDIQECALNADLYDAVQELVVESNSLVETFSRLSSVLIKEDLKVKPPIESFKINSLSDYWVPIVEKHEANVKKLTSELKHPKIRKAKPIVMADLDRILHPKTAV